In Peromyscus maniculatus bairdii isolate BWxNUB_F1_BW_parent chromosome 21, HU_Pman_BW_mat_3.1, whole genome shotgun sequence, one DNA window encodes the following:
- the LOC102910547 gene encoding olfactory receptor 2J3-like produces the protein MEKLNASSGDYFILLGFSKWPHLEVALFVVILIFYLMTLTDNLFIIILSYLDSHLHTPMYFFLSNLSALDLCYNTSSVPQLLFNLWGPEKIISYAGCMLQLYFVLALGTTECVLLVVMSYDRYAAVCKPLHYSVLMNPRFCSLLAAASWVSGFTTSALHSSFTFWVPLCGHRQVDHFFCEVPALLWLSFVDIRANELTLMVMSVIFVVIPLILILSSYGAIACTVLRMQSTTRLQKVFGTCGAHLTVVSLFFIPIMCIYLQPPTENSQDQAKFIALFYSVVTPSLNPLIYTLRNKDVRGAVRRLTGYEMEQ, from the coding sequence ATGGAAAAGCTCAATGCAAGTTCTGGAGATTATTTTATCCTTCTGGGTTTTTCTAAATGGCCTCATCTGGAAGTTGCTCTCTTTGTGGTGATCTTGATATTCTACTTGATGACACTGACAGACAATCTCTTCATCATCATCCTGTCATACCTAGATTCCCACCTGCATACCCCTATgtacttcttcctttcaaatctCTCTGCTCTGGATCTCTGCTACAACACTAGCTCTGTCCCTCAGCTGCTGTTCAACCTCTGGGGTCCAGAGAAGATCATATCTTATGCTGGGTGTATGCTACAACTCTATTTTGTCCTCGCACTGGGTACCACAGAGTGTGTTCTGTTGGTGGTGATGTCCTATGACCGCTATGCAGCTGTGTGCAAACCCTTACATTACTCTGTCCTCATGAATCCTCGTTTCTGTTCCCTGCTGGCTGCAGCATCCTGGGTAAGTGGCTTTACCACCTCAGCACTTCATTCCTCCTTTACCTTCTGGGTACCCCTGTGTGGACATCGCCAAGTGGACCACTTCTTCTGTGAAGTCCCAGCACTATTGTGGTTATCCTTTGTTGATATCCGTGCAAATGAGCTGACCCTCATGGTCATGAgtgtcatttttgttgttatacCACTTATTCTCATTTTGAGCTCCTATGGTGCCATTGCATGCACTGTCCTAAGAATGCAGTCAACCACTCGACTTCAGAAAGTTTTTGGGACCTGTGGAGCCCATCTTACTGTTGTGTCTCTCTTTTTCATTCCAATCATGTGCATTTACCTTCAGCCTCcaacagaaaattctcaagatCAAGCCAAGTTCATTGCCCTCTTCTATTCTGTTGTCACCCCTAGCCTGAATCCTCTCATCTATACCCTAAGAAACAAAGACGTCAGAGGGGCAGTAAGGAGGCTGACTGGATATGAGATGGAGCAATGA